One genomic region from Candidatus Nitrosopumilus koreensis AR1 encodes:
- a CDS encoding Lrp/AsnC ligand binding domain-containing protein, translating to MEKSYMLISCEIGEEQSLYSQLKDIPEVKNCMVTFGSYDVVAEFETDTQSQMNEVITSKIRKLKKIRSTITLRAIN from the coding sequence ATGGAAAAATCTTACATGTTGATTAGTTGTGAAATTGGAGAAGAGCAATCTCTATACTCTCAACTTAAAGATATTCCTGAAGTCAAAAACTGTATGGTGACTTTTGGCAGCTATGATGTGGTTGCTGAATTTGAAACTGATACACAATCACAGATGAACGAAGTGATAACATCGAAAATTAGGAAACTAAAAAAAATTCGGAGTACTATTACCCTTCGAGCAATTAACTAG